The genomic region gggcttcaaagaagcaaaattcggtcgctctttctaccgccgaagccgagtatattgccgcaggccactgttgcgcacaattgctttggatgaggcaaaccctgcgggactacggttacaaactaaccaaagttcctcttctatgtgataatgagagtgcaatccgcatgacggataatcccgttgagcatagccgcactaaacacatagccattcggtatcattttcttcgggatcaccaacaaaagggggatatcgagatttcatacattaacactaaagatcaattagccgatatctttaccaagccacttgatgaacaatcttttaccagacttaggcatgagctcaatattcttgattctaggaatttcttttgctaaacttgcacacatagctcataagtatacctttgatcatgtctctttgatatatgctatgattaatgtgttttcaagtgtatttcaaaccaagtcataggtatattgaaagggaattggagtcttcggcgaagacaaggcttccactccactctactactcatccttcgccgtcgctccgcatcactctccgtctttggtataatcttcactcttatgttttatttgccaaaggggagaaaatagttaggaaagggcctatatttcattccaagtatccgtttttggtgattcatgccaaagggggagaaagtattggcccaaagcaaaaggaccgcaccaccaccctaatttcaaAAATTGATGATTTTCATTTggaaaatttcaaattagtatttctttgtgttctaaagggggagaaagtagtattttcaaagattgatgtcttaaaaccctcttgaacactaagaggagaatttatttgagggggagttttgtttagtcaaaggaaaagcatttggaacaaaggaagaaaatttcaaaacttgaaaatgctttgcaaaatcttattcattcacctttgactatcttgcaaaaggactttgaaaagaatttacaaaaggatttgcaaaaacaaaacatgtggtgcaaatgtggtccaatatgttaaaaataaaagaaacaatccatgcatatcttgtaagtatttatattggcttaattccaagcaacctttgcacttacattatgcaaactagttcaattatgcacttttatatttgctttggtttgtgttggcatcaatcaccaaaaagggggagattgaaagggaattaggcttacacctagtccctaattaattttgatggttgaattgcccaacacaaatctttggactaactagtttgctctagtgcataagttatacaggtgccaaaggttcacacttagccaataaaaaggaccaagtattgggttcaaacaaaggagcaagggaccaccgaaggcacctctggtctggcgcaccggactgtccggtgtgccaccggacatgtccggtgcaccaggggactccaactccgaactcgtcaccttcgggaaactccagaggcaactccactataatccaccggactgtccggtgtacaccggacatgtccggtgctccaaggatgaGCGGCCTCGCGAACTCGGCAGCCTCAGGAATTCACTttggcagctccgctataattcaccggactgtccggtgtaacagcggggcaacgactatttcggcgccaacggctacctgcgacgcattaaatgcgcgcgctgcgcgcgcagaggccaggcacgcccatgctggtgcaccggacactctacagtacatgtccggtgcgccaccggacatccaggcgggcccagaagacagagctccaacggtcgaacccaacggcttttggtgacgtggctgtcgcaccggacatgtccggtgtgcaccggactgtccggtgcgccatcgaacagacagcctcaccaaacggctagtttggtggttggggctataaatatccccaaccaccccacattcattgcatccaagttttccacttcccaactacttacaagagctctagcattcaattctagacacaccaaagagatcaaatcctctccaaattccacacaacgccctagtgattagagagagagatttgcttgtgttttttcgagctcttgcgcttggattgctttcttccttcttgattctttcattgcgatcaaactcacttgtaattgaggcaagagacaccaatcttgtggtggtccttgtgggaactttgtgttccaagtgattgagaagagaaagctcactcggtccgagggaccgtttgagagagggtaagggttgaaagagacccggcctttgtggcctcctcaacggggagtaggtttgagagaaccgaacctcggtaaaacaaatccacgtgtcagacttcttattcgcttgcgatttgttttgcaccctctctcgcggactcgattatatttctaacactaactcggcttgtagttgtgattatttttgagaatttcagtttcgccctattcaccccccctctaggcgactttcacttggcATGCACCAAAGAAGTTATCAGTGGCCGTGCAGAGATCGCTGGTCCGCCGTGGCTTTAAATAGCAGCATGAACCACGACGAGGAACTCACCGCCTCAACCGCAAGCTTGAGAAGAACCCAAAATTTGCACTGCCTTCTCCACCTCCTCCCAAATTGAGTGTACACGGTGAAACTTCAGTCTCTTATGGCCGTATAGACCCGATCCCATCTCCCAATTTCGCCCAGAGCTGCCGCGACACCGTTTTCCCCTTTCTCTGTCTCCGGCGAACACAAAGCTCTGCGCTCCGTGGCCAGCCCTCTCTGGTAAGGCCCTGTCCGATTCAAGCTTTGTTTGAGCAGCTCTATGTGTTCATGAAGCTCCTCGTAGTGGCCGTTTGACCGATCCGAGCGTAAATAATTGAGAACACGGAATCGACACCACGGTGTCCGCCATGCACGTGAGCAGACCGTCCTTCGAGTGTTCAAGCTAAATTAGCACACGTTCCTAGGTCGCCTTAGGTCAGTGAAGCCTCCCCGATAGTTAGCCCGGGCAGTcgtcgccggccatggccggtacgGACCACGTCAGGGATGAACGATGAGCGCTCCGCGGTCAGGGGTGTTTTTGGAGAAGAGATAGAAGATCGAGGGCATCTCTGCAATCTGTCAGTGACACAGAGAAATAGTAACCAAACCCATCTCCAATAAGCAAGAACTTCGAGGGTCTTTCTGTAAAGCCGCCAGCGCGCGCGGGCGCACGCGGGCGCGCGACCCTATTCCCTGTGCTGTTGGACCACCTGGGCCAGAAACGACCCATCACTGTTTaaactttttccttttcttttacaaTAGAGCTTTAGGAAtttgtagaaaattatagaaaaataataaaaatgtcaaaccaaatttcctagacttcttattttccatagtatttaataaaaatagtttcatgatttttaaattaaataaggaattttgaggcatttaaactagcttaaaacattagttctggatttttagaaaataaatggtaattccaaaaatgcccaaacttcttatatgagctctacacattatttagaagccttgggtagagtttggtttgatttggaccttgtttgatacttagaacccaaaacccccaccccctgccctttgaactcctttactgactctggaaaccctaagttctcggagttccgtgaaggaaagttgtattcaagactttagataataaatccttattatctttgcaccctcatgagcattacatgatattcattcttatatatacctatatggttatatttagaaaacgaagaggaagtcgaagtgaccgaagagaagacaccaccacctttggaatctcaggcaggaaattgtttctactttgatatctgcggatccgagtctgactcacctatcaacaaaggcaagccctggtgcatttgccaccttccttgatgtttttaaaatctttctcacttgcttgatgcattaggtgataggagttgattgataaaacaattcctgcattaccttccttgaatttgattaccttccttgatcacccgttttacaaaagattttgatgcttagccttgctttagaaaaacaaaatgttttgtttttacaaaaagatgatgtggcaaaagtgggagggatgttttcaaaaataaaacttgatggtggatccatcacggccgtgatgggttcaacatcggaaaagatgtacctctgccaggtatcaaactttgggtttgaaatggttaagctgagaccgagcgggtgacttgcacgagaaaggaatctcggtgtagtgtctccgtctgagtcgattaaggaccgtgtcgatgtaggcctgctgaccgaggaccctttaactggtcacatgcctcgtcatgggtaagccttgcctcgggcagactaaggccagcataagataacacggaatgggcgtggagcggtggcgagagtagcgtgtaccctccgtagcaagaggttggacggtggtgtatctatgctctcggttcgcgtgaacctgatctggtcttaagaaccctggtggcgggttgacatatgcaagagttaagtgctacatatgtcgtgtgattggagatccttagctgagtataattgattcggatcgtcgtaccttcgcggttatgaagacttggtcactgacttatacgtagcaatccagtaaagatgaaaggtttgttaagaaattggctagtgcaggtcaagtgattgaactagggtagaaagaactctagttgcaggtaattttacttaacttgacaaataaaactggatttttaaggatccactttagtaagcatttctgcaaaacagagtctttgattattaagaagccttaccttgactcccttaactagcatacccttgagagtcttttctttagtcgggtaagacttgctgagtaattccatactcagggttttattccccgttgtttttaggtgaggaagcgacaaacttttgttgcttctgttctaaggtggtcccaaaggaagaacgcaaggaatgaagtgcgggaggaaaggatcctccatttagaacttttatgtaagaacttatcgggaggagtttttgcctcccttggtatgtaataatattactctgcactcctaggatataatctggtctgtacatattcaacttgatcttactttaaaataaaggtaagtatatgtaattgcttccgcattctcgtaactctgatgcttgtaatgtctgcatgacgggtgaaacgctcttgggaaaggtaagaaaagcatataccgaacttgtcaagtgattcaggggcacctacagggttgtctgaggtccgttggacaaggacaactataggtgggcctaattacttgggaggttccgtcacatgagcgctagaccctgatggtcattttacttgttgatctgaagtcaactacgtaattgctccaaacgacgaatggtatgcatgagccccCGAAGGACCCTTATGGATGACATAGTGTTGCACATataagtctaaatcttaatgattgactgtgtATTTGGTAATAATCataataagtttgcagaattgtaaccataaAGCAACGTGTCGTTGCGCGTCTCGGTGGAAGTTGAGAATAACCCTTCAACGTTGAAGGAAAAAGATGCAGTAATCATGCCACTGTatcaatctaagtccaaagctcactgcatataacccctatctatatgtgtgtaagatttcccaaataaatcaccacaaataGCATACATTGACCACAACTGATGATTGTTGTTGGGGATTTTatttgtatgcttttagaacatatcagcattagggggaggaatgcccatctagtgtaatgcctcaatattatattaaacgcacaaaagccaaaccgaacctgtcgttcggtgtgtactcctgtgtatatggagtttgccagaaatcgttgaggagtaaccatattggtttgaatgcttctacttgatgtagatgtggatatacccaggattaatatcatatctacatttgacttattggcatttgatctattctcggggatgCCTACGGATATGATCCACcgaccttagtcaaagcatatgttttgattatagattcacgtggtctgtgatatctctcctccgattaattcaccctgatgaTGATTTGCCTCATAAAGATGTTCATCTTGGTGATGAAATTCCTAGcgatgcgcgcaatatcattgtgctaggaatacggaacaatgattTTTTTGTTTTTGGAAAATGatgaagatcattattaaatgtgggagacaaatgtgtcgacacttATCTTGCCTttctagattgcaaatggatccaaaacaaagtcctaggcatgagtgcttgaagctctcttatcgggtcatggataaatgcaatcgagactgaaccaataatcgcaaaatgaaagtcgtgagcttgaagttcggacatttatgggcactattgaaataatgtgtggtgaatgcgatggttgaagtggtcttgtgagagatccatcccacatatgtgttgaataaacactgttccgctatgtaatatatctgacaAATGTCAgaaattaaaatatgcagttaataggattatgAAGAtacgtcatgagatcctaggatgactcatatctttgaattataaatatgaaaAATATAAATCTCATACCAGATAATACATTCACGATGAATGGTCACTCTCTAGTGTAGAGATAATATCTCATAGTTGAGATTATAGTTCCCAGATGGAACCTTCccagaagaaacaaagtctgtgttgaacaccaaagtttgataacccCTATAAAGTGATAAAGACCCGTACAAACCCAAAAAGAAATAAGATGAGGTgtaaaaggacttgaagttcaccgaataagcacatgtgcattccataaGTTTTACTTatggtattttccactagatgtgaaattacggtatcctctaaatccctgatggcagaaacctataaggtttaggtgttactggcaaatatCCCTACTGtaccagaatgacagactataacgatgtatctgatcgatgaagaATCTCTGATGGActacgatctttgatggacttatgTTACACCATCATATAAGTTGTAATGAATGAACACCTGGAGCGATGAGTCATATCTAGAATATGTACTATCACAACTATAATATCCCCTAAGTCCTGTGGAAGGAcaagttatttgctttgcacaactatgtatatatTGTggcatatgatagaatgaaaggTGTAGCTCCCTAGCCTCATCCACCCTCATTATtctagatgaacaatgagacacatCTTGAAGGATGTGTTTGATTTACGAGGGATAAAGACTTTGAcatatgtcatcgtcaggggaagCAAATGTTTAATATTGGTCACAATTGCGAGACACTGAATGTCATATCAGTATGCCCTAGAGGCGTcaacttgatgatcaatatgtgaagctTTATAGAAGTTTCTATCAAATATGtagatctagtcgatcgaacaccaccaGTTAAAATGGCTTATTTATGTTGATACTTCACTTACCTTGTCTATCTTAGAAGTGAGTTGAGGTAAAGTCCCTGAGATAATCATTGCAAGAATATGCAATATGTTTGATAAATCTCTATGTGCATAActgcatatacttccagaagaaggTATTTTGCCATATTGAGACATTTcatgggagcacatttctaaaattAGCTTTATAGAAGATTCAATGGAATCTAGATCTAGAAGATCGAAATCTATCCTAATGACAATTGCTGTACTCTTTTTTTTCCTTTGTTGAGTTTTCTTGAACTTTCTCACAtgaagtttttaacgaggcaacaaagtgcaaatgcaatatgCGTTgcgctctttctccatatttttcccatTGGTTTTTTTTTGGAGTTTTAATGAGACATGTGTTGGTCGTGATATTCGCCCAAGGGGAGTGTTAAGAAACCCTAGTAAGGTTATATGGACGAATACCCTTTATACCCTTGAGAGGTCTTACGTCTCTATATAAAGGAACCTGCACCCCCCCATAAGAGAGATGATAGAAAGAGACCAGATGCTTAACTCTACATACTGTGTCTCATGTGTTCTTTAAGTATGTGGATTGCTGGAAAAGAAAACATGCTTCTACGACTTCTCACGCCTCTACTGCTGATAAAGGGAAAGAGAGCGAATTTGATGATCGTGGTAACATAGTTCTCAACACCTACAACCACAAATTACCGTGGTCCACACAGCTTCGCGACCTGATGTCGTGTTGGCCCATACAATCCTATCCTGCTATAGATCGTGCTAGTCCGCGACAGTGCGACACACCCGGCGCTGGGCCGCGCTCGCCCGTCCGCTTGAGCTGCGCCTTGTTTATGTGCTTAGGTGCACCTTGTATCTAAATGTTGTATTTTTTTAACAAAGACAAATtacttagggcatgtacaacctagacACTGCTGCACGGTACTCCAAGTATAAGACACAACTAAAACATAACGTAATACAATGGTcatgtctaaaacatgtgtcttacgatattcattgtaccaatcagagcattcaataaattaaagtgaccaatcaACTAGTCTCCTGTTTTGAACATAGAGCTAAGAcactgtgtcttcgtcaagatacaTGTCTTAAGTTTTTTTATATTTACCCTTCTAGACATACTATAAGATACAACTAAAGACATTCATTGTACATGCACTTATATGGATAAATTCTTCGATACAGAAAAGGATAGAAAAAATCTCTAATAAATGTTCGCGAGACGGGGACAGAAATGGAGAGCCATTTCTTGACGAGGCAGTGAGGCACACACATTGCTCAATGCGTCCCTGGCCCTATCCGATCCATCGACCAACCCAACGTCACTGCTTTCTGCGCAGCCGTCCCCTATGACAGGTGGGTCCGGGGAGGACTTCTGTGCAGAACAGAACCGCAGCGTACTTGTACCAGCTCAAGATGACAGAACAGAACCACACCTGACAGAACAGAACCACACATGAGAGAACAGAACAGCTCaagcaaatagaatatacagttcAGCTAAACAGATCAAGTGTAAATCTGAAATAGTTATTAATATTAGCCTCATCTCATCAAAATTGATCCTACATGACAGTGTAGCCAGCTACTAGATATTCAGTTCAGCTCAAGATGACAGAACAGTTCATCATTGTAACCAGTTCAAGATGACAGTGTAATCAGCTCAAGATGACAGTGTAATCAGCTCAAGATGACAGAACAGCTCAAGATGACAGAACAGCTCAAGATGACAGAACAGAACCACACATGACAGTGTAAAGTATATAGATAGGAGTATCAGTTCTCAAAAACCAAAACCAGATCAAGTGTAGCATATCTGTTCTTAAACACCAAAAACagcaaaacaacataaatgaCTGTCATTAGTGGCTGGCTAACTGAGTAGGCTTAATATTCACTTTTGTTATCATCATTGGCATAAAGGACACACACATCAGATCAAGTGTAGCATATCAGTTCTCAAACAGGGAAACATCATTGttctcaagtaccaaatctgttcTTAATCAGGATAAAGGAGAGACACATCAGATAAACTGTAGCATATCTGTTCTTAAACAGGGAAACCCATAGAACTCAGGGATACATCATTGTTCTTAAGTAGCATCTAGGATAGATGGAATAGAGCAAGTGGACCAAATCTGTTCTTAAACAATATAGATGTCCTAAACCCATACACCCATAGAACTCAGGGATACATCATTGTTCTTAGACAGATCAGATCACATCAGTTGTGGTAGTGCTTGGCTAGGAAAGTCTTGAGCCATAGGTCACGATCATCAGGAGTCATGTCCAGGAACACCAGGGAGGTGGCCTTGTGCTCCATCATGTGGTTTAGGGCATACATGAGAGCCTCCCTAGAGAACCCAGGACAGTTGATTACAGCATTGTAGATCCCAGGTGCTGCTTCAGCATGGATGCTTTCACGGACAGCAGCAGCAACATCTGAAACAGCTTGTttcatcccattgaacacagcaacATCCTCATCAGTCATGAACCTCTTCCTCTTCCCTAAGTTAGGCTTGTTATCATTGGACTCACCAGGGGTACCCTTGTCAACAGTCTTCCCCTTGTTAGTTAGATTGGAACAATCAACAAACTTTGAGGTCACTTCAATGCCATCATCTAGGATGTCAACAATGTCAGTTGGCTTGCCCAAAGGCTCATTTGAACCCATTGCAAACTTACCTGTGGCAACCCCACTTCCAAATATGATTTGCATAGGCATATAGTTCTCTATGGGCCTATTGAGGTAATCAGCATCTTTTGGGTGATCCTATTGAGTTAGCAACTCAAGTTAGAACAAGAGAATTTGAAGTGGAAGAGTGGCATTAACAGGTTAGAAAAATAGAAGGTATTGGTCCTAACCTTGATGTAAGCAGCATAATGACCCTCTTCTAAGCTTATGACAAAGTTATCCTCATCCCAAAGAGCGCCACTAATGTCCTTCAGTTTGCAAACCTTGACCCACCTAGACCTCCACTTACGAAGGTGATTGTACACTTGTTGGCCTGTTACTTCTTGGCCACAGAACTCAGATACATTTTTAGCAACAGAGTTAAGGTGGATTTCCTTAAAACCCTTGTCAGTCTTAACCCCATTTCCTATCAAGTCAACAAAACGACGGAGAACAAACCCAGACATTACAGCAGTCCACCTAAGAGCAGGCCTAGCCCCCTGACCAGCAACCTCAGAGACCATGTCAGCCATAGCTGGAACAAGTAAAAGATTAGGGGGAGATAGAGATTAGGGGGGAGATAGAGATTAGGGGGGAGATAGTAGAAGAAAATAGCAGAAG from Zea mays cultivar B73 chromosome 6, Zm-B73-REFERENCE-NAM-5.0, whole genome shotgun sequence harbors:
- the LOC103630039 gene encoding uncharacterized protein; amino-acid sequence: MADMVSEVAGQGARPALRWTAVMSGFVLRRFVDLIGNGVKTDKGFKEIHLNSVAKNVSEFCGQEVTGQQVYNHLRKWRSRWVKVCKLKDISGALWDEDNFVISLEEGHYAAYIKDHPKDADYLNRPIENYMPMQIIFGSGVATGKFAMGSNEPLGKPTDIVDILDDGIEVTSKFVDCSNLTNKGKTVDKGTPGESNDNKPNLGKRKRFMTDEDVAVFNGMKQAVSDVAAAVRESIHAEAAPGIYNAVINCPGFSREALMYALNHMMEHKATSLVFLDMTPDDRDLWLKTFLAKHYHN